CCTGCGGGAGTCGTTCTCGTTGCGGGTCACCGGGATCGGCGGAACGGGTGTGGTGACCGTCTCGCAGGTGCTGGCCACCGCCGCCGTCCTGGACGGACACGCCGCACGCACCGTCGACATGACCGGTCTCGCCCAGAAGGGTGGCGCGGTCGTCAGCGACGTGAAGGTGACGCCGGGAGTGGTGGAGCAGGCGGCAAAGGTGGCGTCCGACGACTGCGACCTCTATCTCGTCTGCGATCCGCTCGTCGGCACCGATCCGGCCAATCTGAAGGTCGCGGCACCCGAGAAGACGGTCGCCGTGGTCTCCACGACCGAGATCCCCACCGGGATCATGGTGATCGACACCTCCGTCGGTTTCCCGGCGCAAGCCCAGGTCCACTCGGCGATCGACGCCAAGGTCGCCCGCGCCGTCTACCTGGATCCGGGTCAGCTGTCGACCGGATTGTTCGGCGACGAACAGTACGCGAACATGCTCATGGTGGGCGCCGCGTATCAGGCCGGCGCGCTGGCCATCTCGGCGGCGAGCATCGAACGGGCGATCGAGCTCAACGGTGTGGCCGTGGACGCCAACACCCAGGCGTTTCGTCGTGGCCGGCAGGCGGTGGTGGATCCGGAGGCGGTGTCGAGCACCTTGGACGCGCTGCACGGCGCTGCGTCGTCCGAGCTCGTCCCGAGCGATCGCGCGGTGTCGATGGTGTCCGGACTCGGTGTCGACGACGACCTGGCCCGGTCCATCGCCATCCGCTACGACGAACTCATCGCCTACGCCGACGAGCGTTATGCGCGTGGCTATCTCGATGTGGTGGCTCGTGTTCAGCGTGGTGGTCACGGCGAGTCGCTGACCGATGCCGTCGCCCGCAACCTGTACAAGCTGATGGCATACAAGGACGAGTACGAGGTTGCCCGCCTGACCCGGGATTCGGCATTCGCGGCCGCGATCGCCGAGCAGTTCGGTGATGACGCGGAGGTCGCCGTGCGACTGCATCCGCCCACGCTCCGCAGCATGGGGATGCGCGAGAAGATGTCGCTCGGCGCATGGGCCGACCGTCCGCTCGCGGGACTCGCGAAGATGAAGCGACTCCGCGGCACCAAGTTGGACCCGTTCGGACGCAACGAGATCCGCCGTACCGAGCGCGCCCTGATCGTCGAGTACCGGGAGATGGTCGAGGCGGTCCTGGCCGGGCTGTCGAGCGGCCGCATCGGCGTCGAACAGCTACCCTCCGCGGTCGCACTCGTCGACCTGCCGGACATGGTCCGCGGTTACGAGAGCATCAAGATGGCGAACGTCGAACGCTATCGCGAGGAGGTGGCGCAACAGCGCGCCGCGCTCGGCATCTGACGACGCTCGGCCGGTCGGGCATCGCGCAGTTCGTCGAGCCACGAGGACGGAGCGGGCGTGCCGAGACCACGCCCGCTCCTCCTCACCGACCGGACAGCAACGCCGACCACGCCATCGCGCCGAGCACCGTCCGCAACTCCGCCTCCCCGAACGCCGGCAGTCGCGGTGACGAGTTCAGCAGGCCGAACGTCGCATGCACCCGCACTCGCGCTTCTTCGCGAGACAGGCTCCCCCCGGATCCCGCGTCGACCGCGAGCAGCACATCGACCCACTGCTCGACGTACCGTCGCTGCAGCGACCGCACCTGGTGGTTGGCGGCCGGTGTCAACGACGACAGATCGCGGTCCTGCACGGCGATCAGATCGGGCTTGGTGACGAGGACGTCGATGTGGAATCGGATGAGGTCGCGCAGCGTCTGCTCGGGATCGCCCGCGCCGTCCACCACCTCGGCCCCACCATCGTGCAGCCGCTGACTGATGTCGACGAGCATCTGGTCGAGGAGGTCGATCTTCGAGGAGAAGTGGCGGTACATGGCGGGCCCACTCACCCCGACGGCGCGTCCGATGTCCTCGAGGGTCACCGCGGCGAAACCCCGCTCCGCCATCAAGCGGGCGGCCGCCTCCAGCAACTCGGCTCGGCGAGCCGCCTTGGCCTGGCCGCGACGGGTCCGCGCGGGCTGTTCAGCAGACGGCGACGGCGAGGTGCTCATGGTGTCTCGGGACTCTACCGCCCGGCATCGCAACCGGGGAGCGTCTCACCAGCCGTTGACGTGCAGGATGTCGTCGAGGGGTTTACGGCCGGCGGGCTTGAAGTCGGTGCCGGTGTAGTAGGCGACGGGGAGCAGCACCCCCTGGTGGACGTTGGGTGGGATACCGAGAATCTCGGCGACCTCACGCTCGTAGACCAGGTGCAGTGTGGTCCACGCCGACCCCAACCCACGCGCGCGCAGCGCCAACTGCAGACTCCACGCACCGGGTAGCAACGACCCCCACAGCCCGGCCTGGTTGCCGTCGGGCAGGTCCGCACCGCTGTAGATGGCGCCGATCACCAGCACCGGGACCTGCGCCATCGTGTCGGCGAGATACTGCGCACTCGATGCGACCCGGCGGGCCGTGTCGTCGCGGCGCGGCTGGTTCGCCGAGTACGTGGCGAACGACTTCGCGTACAGGTCGGCGACCTTCTGCTTGATCTCGGGGTCGGTCAGCACGATCCAGTGCCAGGTCTGACTGTTGCTGCCGGTCGGCGCCTGCAGCGCCACCTCCAGCGCCTCCTTGACCACGTCCAGCGGGACCGGACGCTCGAGGTCGAGGCGTTTGCGCACCGAACGGGTCGTGGTGAGCAGTTCGTCGGGGTCGAGCGGTAGCAGTTCTGGCATTGCGTCTCCTTCGTCGATGAGGAATCCGGCACGGGTCAGGTATTTGATGAGGCCTGTGGTCAACGGTAGGCCCGCCATCTCCGGTGGGCTGAACCAGCCCGCATCCGCCGCGTCGTCGCCGGCCTGCAGCGTCCCCGACCGCACTGTCGCGACGAAGTCATGCACCTCGAACACCACGTCGTCGTCGCCGGGGATGTCCACCACCCATGCGAGGTCCTCGACCTCGACGTGGAGTCCGGTCTCCTCGGCGACCTCGCGGACCACGGCCGCGCGCAGGGATTCACCGGGCTCGACCTTGCCGCCCGGCACCGTCCAGCGACCGGCCTGCGGTGCATGTCCACGCAACACCAGGAGGAACCGCCCGTCGGCATCGCGGATGACGGCCCCCACACCCAGGATCCGGCGGGTCATCGTCGCCCTTCGTGTCGCTCGCGAGCTCGCTCCTCCGGGACCGGGGTGGGCGCGCCATCTCGTCCCTCCGGGGCCGGATGGCGCGTCCGCCGGGATCGTGCCGGTAACGGTCCGGCGGCCAGTTCGGCGGCGATCACCGCCCGGAGATCGGCCATGCCACGCGGTCCAGCGACCTCGACGAGACGATCGAGGGTGCCGTCGGCGAACAGCGCTGCCGCGACGATGCCCTGATCCCTCGCCGACTCGGCCGCATGGTCGGTGTCGCGGTAAACGATGAGGCTGGCCCCCTCCGGCGGCAGCGGCGACAACCAGGCATCGACGGCAGCGATCCGGCGATCCGCCGGGAACAGCGCGAGCGCCGCACCGCCGGCACCCTGCCCGAGCAGCACCGAGACCGTGGGTACCGGGAGAGAGACGAGTTCGGCTGTGCAGCGGGCGATCTCGGTGGCCAGACCACCCTCCTCCGCAGCCACCGACAACTCCGCGCCAGGTGTGTCGATGACCGTCAGCACGGGCAGACCCAGATCGGCGGCCATACGCATCCCACGTCGCGCCACGCGGAGGTCGACGGGCGTGATGAGTTCACCGGCCGCCTGTGCCCGGCGATCCTGTCCGATGATCAGCGCAGTCCGCCCGCCGAACCGGTGCAGCGCCGTCCACACCGGAGCGTCGGCGCGCAGGACCACACTGTCCTCGCCGAGGAACTCGACGAGACCCGGGCGATCCGCGGATCGCGTGGCCTGCACCGCACTCCACGCATCGGCCGTCGGTGTCGGCGGGGCCCCGACATCGACATCCGCCGCGACGGGATCGTCGGGGCCCAGCCGAGCAAGGGTCCGGCCCACGGTCACGCGGAGATCTGCGACCGCGACGACGGCGTCGACGAGCCCGTGCCGCAGCAGATTCTCCGAGGTCTGCACACCGCTCGGGAAGGGCTCACCGTACAGGCCCTCGTAGACCCGTGGCCCGAGGAATCCCACCAGAGCCGACGGCTCCGCCCAGGTGACATGTCCGAGCGAACCCCACGACGCGAACACGCCGCCG
This sequence is a window from Gordonia insulae. Protein-coding genes within it:
- a CDS encoding TetR/AcrR family transcriptional regulator — translated: MSTSPSPSAEQPARTRRGQAKAARRAELLEAAARLMAERGFAAVTLEDIGRAVGVSGPAMYRHFSSKIDLLDQMLVDISQRLHDGGAEVVDGAGDPEQTLRDLIRFHIDVLVTKPDLIAVQDRDLSSLTPAANHQVRSLQRRYVEQWVDVLLAVDAGSGGSLSREEARVRVHATFGLLNSSPRLPAFGEAELRTVLGAMAWSALLSGR
- a CDS encoding nitroreductase family protein, producing the protein MPELLPLDPDELLTTTRSVRKRLDLERPVPLDVVKEALEVALQAPTGSNSQTWHWIVLTDPEIKQKVADLYAKSFATYSANQPRRDDTARRVASSAQYLADTMAQVPVLVIGAIYSGADLPDGNQAGLWGSLLPGAWSLQLALRARGLGSAWTTLHLVYEREVAEILGIPPNVHQGVLLPVAYYTGTDFKPAGRKPLDDILHVNGW
- a CDS encoding carboxyl transferase domain-containing protein; protein product: MTAHPRLDAAGIIAALLDTGTWQSWDAPVDQVPDDPDYRASLARARDKTGVDESVITGRGMAGGMPLAVVVSEFGFLGGSIGRSAGLRVVAAIERATRERLPVLALPASGGTRMQEGTAAFLQMVAITGAVNAHKAAGLAYLVYLRHPTTGGVFASWGSLGHVTWAEPSALVGFLGPRVYEGLYGEPFPSGVQTSENLLRHGLVDAVVAVADLRVTVGRTLARLGPDDPVAADVDVGAPPTPTADAWSAVQATRSADRPGLVEFLGEDSVVLRADAPVWTALHRFGGRTALIIGQDRRAQAAGELITPVDLRVARRGMRMAADLGLPVLTVIDTPGAELSVAAEEGGLATEIARCTAELVSLPVPTVSVLLGQGAGGAALALFPADRRIAAVDAWLSPLPPEGASLIVYRDTDHAAESARDQGIVAAALFADGTLDRLVEVAGPRGMADLRAVIAAELAAGPLPARSRRTRHPAPEGRDGAPTPVPEERARERHEGRR